The sequence TAATTTTTTATCTTTACAAATTTTTTCTATGAGTTCAAGTTGCTTATCAGTAGGCATGTTATTGTTAGTAGATTGTGTTTGATAAAACTTGGCGGTGCTTTTTAACTTGCTTATGACTTCAAGCATGAACTTTTCATAACTAGCTTCACCTCTCATGATTAAATCCAAACATTCTTCAAATTGTTTGGTAGTGCTTCCTAATTTGCTCTTATCCTTGCTTGTAAGAGCGATGAAATCCACTTCTTTATCTTTTTTGAAAAATGAAATCACTTCTAATCCTTGACTAGTAGGGGTGATAGTGTTAGTTTTTGTATCAATGCTAATATATTTACGCTTCAAAAGAAGATCTAAGAAGCTCGCATAAGTGCTAGGACGACCAATCCCCTCGCTTTCTAATAAGGGAATAAAGGCACTTTCTTTATAAGGTTTAGGACTGGGTTTTTCTATTTCTTTAATAAAAACTTCTTTTAATGGGACACTGTCATTTTCTTTTAATGAAAAGTTTTCTATTTCATTTTCTTGTTCTTCCTTGCTAAGTTCTTCTTTGCCTTGAATGAGTTCTTCAATCTCTAAAAAACCCTTTTCTTTTAAAAGTTTGAAAGAGAGCTTAAAACTCTCGCTTTTGATTTTAAAGATACAATCATATTGATTGTATAAGGCGTTTCTACTTTGAGAACAAATTGTATTGGCATAAATAAGTTGATACAACTTCAGCGCTAATTCTTCGCTTATTTTAGCGTCACTGCACACTTTTTCTAAGTCTTTTAAAGCATGCGGATGTGTAATTCTTATGGCTTCATGCGCTTCAGCTTGTGAGTTTTTGCCAGCTTTATATTCCCTGTATTGATAAATACTCGGATAAATAGGTTCAAAAAACACTTCATGTTCTTTGAGATACTCAGGACTTAAAAATTCACTATCAGTTCTGTGATAAGTGATGAGACCAGCTTCAAAGAGTTTTTGAGCAAGTTGTGCGATTTCTTTAGTGGGTATTTTTAAGGATTTGCTCGCTTGGGATAAAAGTTTAGAGGTGGTGAAAGGTTTTTTGGGTTCTTTAATGGATAGACTTTCTTTTAATAAAGCTAGAACACTCATAGATCCTAATCCGTCCTTTAGATCTTGTAAAAATTGAGATGCTTCGTTTTTGTCTTTAAATTTAAAATCCACTAGTTCGTTTTTTTCATTCGCCCTTACATGCTTAATAATCACTTCTTTTTCATTGCACACAATACTAGCTTGGATTTGATATTCTACTTTTTCTTCAGCATCCAACTTATCAAAATCCCTTATTTCTTGATCTCTTTGGCAGATTAAAGCTAGAGCTGGAGTTTGCACTCTACCAGCGCTCAATTCACTAAGATTTAAACTTTTTCTTAAATAGCTTGTTAGAGCAAATCCAACAACCTGATCGCTTGCAATTCTGCCTAAGAATGATTGGTATAAATTAGTGTTAGAACGAGAAAATAACACCGCATTTTTTAAGCCGTTTTCAATACCGCTTGGTGTGATCTCATGAAATTCTGCACGATAAATTTCACTAGCTACATTTTTAATTTTTTCATAAAATTGATAACCAATACCATAGCCCTCTCTATCAGGGTCAGTAGCGATATAGACTTTTTTGTCCCTACAAGCATTGATTAAAAAATTTATTTTCTTAGCCTTGTCTTCTTTGATTTCAAACTTACAAGCAAAATTATTTTCAATATCTACGCCTATAAGGTTAGTAAAATGCCCTATAGTTGCATAAACTTCCGCACCTGTTAGTTGTTTAATCTTTTCAACCTTATTAGGGCTTTCAATGATAATCACGCTATCTTTCATTCCTACTCCTTTGTCAAGTAAATTTCTTTATAATCCTTTGGATTATCCTTTTTAAGCGTTTCCAGTTCAAAAACGCTAGACGCGCTAGAGTTATACGCTCTTAAAAATTTTTTACTGGTGCTGTTTAGCTTTTCTAAATTGATTTCTAAAAATACACTAGATTGAGTGAGAAGGTTTTTCACTAATACTTGCCTAGCGTTTAACGGCGTTTTGTTTAAAAAGGATTTTTCAATAGGACTTAATAAAATGCCATAGCTCTCTAATTTCTCAAAATTGTTTGTAGGATAGAGTATGACTTGAGCGGCGTTTTCTATAATGGACTTTGATCCCTCTACGCCATCAAGTTGGTTAATGTCTTGAAAGGCTAAAGTTAAAACCCCATTGAGTTTTCTAGCTTGAGCGAGTGTGTCTTTGATTTTAGCTAACATGATGGGATTTTCAATAACAGATTTTGCTTCATCAATGAAGATATAAAAAGGCTTGTTTTCTAATTTAGCTCTATTCATGACTTTGTAGAATAGGTATAGCACTGCCAAGTTGAAATCTTTTTTACTACTAGAAAGAGCATCCATATCAATAACAGAAAGCTTTTTAGCAAAGTCTAAACAATCAGTAGAATGCTTGTATAAGTCTTTTGAGCTCTCTTTTTCTAAAATGTCTTTGCTATCTAAATAGTCTCTTTCTAGCGTGTCTTTAAAATCTCTTAACTTAAAAATAGCACCCCCTTGTTTTGTGATATTGTTATAGCAAACTCTGATTGTTTTGGATAAAGCGCTTAAAGTCTTTTTTTTTCATCTTTAGTATCTTCATCAATATTGAGCATAAATGCCAACCAACTCACTAAAAAGGTGCAGTTAGTGCTTGTATCTTTTAAAGAAAACGGATTAATGTAAAAATCATTGCTATCGTTGTATTGACCATCTAAAAACTCAGTCATCACACGCATGCCATTATTTCTGTCTAAAGCCAAAATACTTAAATCTTCATACTTAAAACAATTGGTGATTAAAAATTCAATTAAAGTGGTTTTACCAGCCCCTGTGCCACCAAAGATGATGGTATGCCCTGATACCATATCATTTTTTTTTGCCTCATAAGCATGGAAATTGAATAAATAAGGCGATTTGTCTTGGTTTCTAAAAATAGTTAAATGGCGATCGCCCCATGAATTTCTAGAAAAACCACAATTTTGTTTTTCCAATACGATTAAAGAAGCAATATTTTGACTAGACAACAAACGCTTTCTAAAATTCAAGCGATTACGATTGGGGAAGAAGCTAAAAAACATAGGCAACATGCCAATACTTTCTTGTGTGCTTACAATACCTTTTTGTTTAAGCAAATTGGTAATTTCTATACAAGCACTATCTAAATCGGTTTTAGTTTTGGCATGAACTAAAATGTTTAAAGAAATCTCTTGCATTAAAACTCTGTCTGTTTTAATAAGGTCATTCAATTCATCAATTTCAACTCTAATAATCTTATTCGCTCTTTTTCTTTTAGTTTCAATCCTTTTTTCAGCCTTTGCTTTAGGAATATTGTCAATGTTTAAAATCACATCAAATTCTAAAGATAAATGCAACACTGAAGAAAGAGCGGTGCTGACAATTTTGTCTATATCATAAGTCTTAATGCTGATGAAACGCTTGAAAATCTCTTTACTATTATGAATGTGAGTGAAAAAATCTTTTTTAAAATGCACATCAGAATTAATCATGCCATCATGCAAACGACCTCTAAAAAAAGTGTATTCACTAGGAACACCATTGATATATTCCGCATAAAAATTAAGCAAACTATTGGCATCTATTTTTTCTACAAACAAGCCAGAAAGCATGTTTTTAACATTATTGATAATGCTGTCTAATATTTTAGATTTATCTGCTAAATTAAAATTATCAAAGCCTATGAAATAGTTTTCTTGATATTTAACTTCATCTTGTTTATTATTTTCTTGAATATTTTCTAATTCATTGGTAGTGATTTTTTTCTTAAATCGTTCCAAATAACCTTTAATGCTATCATTCTTAGTTTCAAAAATTAAGTAATAGAAATTTTGATAAACATCCTCAACCCCCTGCTCCCATAAATTGATAACCTCTAATGCAAAAGGATTGCTTATCTCCTCTTGAGTATATTCATGGTGTATGAAAATCTTACGCCTTCTAGCTACGATTTTAAAATGCACTCCATCTACAATCTCATTAAGAGCTAAAATGCGTTCATTGAATTTTTGTGCTATTTCTTTGTCATCTAAAGACAAATAAGAAATTCCCTCTAATTTAAGAGTGCCTACAAGGTTTGATTTTTCACTTAAAAGATAATGCTCATTATAAATGCCAACAATGTTAGTTTCTTCTTTCATGCTATAACGCTTAGGAATTAGCGAGCATAAAGAAGTGAAAATTTTTTCAAGCATAATAATTTCTAGCTCCTGTTCTTAAGGTGAAAAGCGCATGCAAAATGGCTGTTATATCTTCATCAAAAAATTCTAAAATGTAGAATACAAACACACAACTAGCCATTAAACCTATAGCATAAAGTGGTTGGAATGACAGTAACCATGCCGACATTAAGAAACTAACAATCCAACTATCCAAGTTTAATCCCAAAAAAGTTTCTCTTTTGCTGATTTCTCTAATGTTGATACTTTCAACACAAACAATATGCAATGCCATCTAAAATAACCATTGACTTAAAGTTTTAGCATTAGAAATAGCAGCGGTTATAATGATAATCCCAACGTATTTCCAACCAATTTCTCCAAGCCTGTCCCAATTTTTATAGGCGTAAATGCAAGTCCCAACAATGATTAAACCACCGATAGCTTTGATAAAGTCATTGCTTATGAAATCCAATATTTGAGTGAATTTTTGTTTGTAATCTGGCGCCGCCAATAAAAAACTAGGCATTAATATTGCCAAACTCATCATTCTACGAATTTGCTTAAACATTCTTATTCCTTTATGTTTTGTTTTCATCTTTCATGTCCTTTGTTTTGAGATTGATTGTTGGTGTAATAGACAGAATTAGCTACATATTTAGATCCAAATCCATGATCTTGTTGGTAACCATGAAACACTCCTTGTGGTAGTTTAGGTTTTGGCATTAGATCTTGTAGTTTTTGTAATTGGTTAGCCAAGATGCTTTTTTGTGATGGCGTGGTAGTAGGGTTTTGCATTTTTTCTTTGGCATCAAATAAAAAATCTTGTAAAATCCTATTGCTAATTTGCTTCAATCCTAATGCTTTAGCGATTTTTAAATCATCGTTCGCATCTTTGCTGATAGGCGTATAGATGCTTGGAATTTCTTTAGTGTGAGCGTAAAAAATTTTTTCCAAAATAGCGTTGAATTTTCGCCCCTGTTTATCATGATCCATTGCTAAAATAACATTAAGACTTAAATTAGGAATTTTTGGTTCTTTTAGGCGTAAGGCTA is a genomic window of Helicobacter pylori oki112 containing:
- a CDS encoding type IA DNA topoisomerase, translating into MKDSVIIIESPNKVEKIKQLTGAEVYATIGHFTNLIGVDIENNFACKFEIKEDKAKKINFLINACRDKKVYIATDPDREGYGIGYQFYEKIKNVASEIYRAEFHEITPSGIENGLKNAVLFSRSNTNLYQSFLGRIASDQVVGFALTSYLRKSLNLSELSAGRVQTPALALICQRDQEIRDFDKLDAEEKVEYQIQASIVCNEKEVIIKHVRANEKNELVDFKFKDKNEASQFLQDLKDGLGSMSVLALLKESLSIKEPKKPFTTSKLLSQASKSLKIPTKEIAQLAQKLFEAGLITYHRTDSEFLSPEYLKEHEVFFEPIYPSIYQYREYKAGKNSQAEAHEAIRITHPHALKDLEKVCSDAKISEELALKLYQLIYANTICSQSRNALYNQYDCIFKIKSESFKLSFKLLKEKGFLEIEELIQGKEELSKEEQENEIENFSLKENDSVPLKEVFIKEIEKPSPKPYKESAFIPLLESEGIGRPSTYASFLDLLLKRKYISIDTKTNTITPTSQGLEVISFFKKDKEVDFIALTSKDKSKLGSTTKQFEECLDLIMRGEASYEKFMLEVISKLKSTAKFYQTQSTNNNMPTDKQLELIEKICKDKKLQKPSQEILQNKEKCSDWIAEHVKEKPSQKQLDLVKKICEGCKLAMPINKVLNDKFAISKWIDEHKKTKK